The following coding sequences are from one Melanotaenia boesemani isolate fMelBoe1 chromosome 17, fMelBoe1.pri, whole genome shotgun sequence window:
- the recql4 gene encoding ATP-dependent DNA helicase Q4 isoform X3: MDRYNEVKLLLKGWEQGFLNQHQRKPNKEDIDQAPEETRKLYKEYRSLKQAKENSSTDVTRDQSQASVTAELNKTQKESDCWGAHLNRKAMPVPSPRLTSQERDSLTASSQYYGLKLKNNLAALSKERPASLKKSCLSGRVPLKFSRDGQTLQTNTSSSAAATATTRTADQESSLFSPRMKLHLGSLSSKTHHSEEPEEQFESFEPKPADGSCSNSSYSCNSNSKDISSLSSHTLLDNSPTRPSALLLSLSPQRMVGTLNKDVRAAKKLDESAGSLEERKENSDTSETPLRSIESETFVGFKGRPVPPGGFREGIAGRPSPASRLSCVDRKWLERCQVFGEMGAEEKPAAGNHEVKVKQKGEKEKEEVEGDKRAEEKGKYVEGEREESCGLGRKEAVANTTRDKINESPQQFAGKLRHKKEGDCEEMERGPLVTPKDDDESNPKSSGTKKRGRKRQREGGDTEGHTATEGGVKKRQRKGKKQDEITAVDISSADGGGEKKKRTKKQGDDKVGEEEKEPKVMKKVLQENLLGEIDEEFGSTRMNRIQPHKARVTKCAEGNFVKINLKKKSHVKGYALRGVGLRKQLYMQKFQLKGERFGGGGGYFGRGRRGGFRGGLSRQGDTCYKCRGTGHWAIDCKGRVPPPPVPEDETPEEEPFELPTLEDVARATGTLRPELLVTSSVSEEKCQQENELDTNHKDEMLLNVIRPDYERPAPPPPMEPLYPLTDDGKVQETPNEVYAALRDLGYDSFRPGQEEAIMRILSGLSTLVVLSTGMGKSLCYQLPAYLYAQRTKCITLVISPLVSLMDDQLSGVPAKLKAACIHSNMTMKQREAAIEKVKAGQVCVLLLSPEALVGGGGSGAGCLPSAQELPPVAFACIDEAHCVSEWSHNFRPCYLRLCKVLRERLGVQCLLGLTATATLSTALDIAHHLDISDQDGIAVRSAAVPPNLNLSVSTDKEKDEALVSLLKGDRFGCLDSIIVYCTRREETVRVAALLRTCLQRVLVKENNQITSDKTQNNPVGQKKKELARKKIRKPLKWQAESYHAGLSGSERRRVQNNFMCGELRIVVATVAFGMGLDKSDVRGIIHYNMPKSFESYVQEIGRAGRDGEPAHCHLFLDPEGGDLHELRRHIYADTVDYYTIKRLVQKVFPGCKCKKIHQKQHELWKEVEDSELLEMMDMCDHESKLNQSMHQEDAHADKPEPAAAQVTEEISDGKSAERSLVGKDKKQEDEIRENPTDQDKGSDWLGDHKVESGNWPKERVCHTHERAIPIQETVEALDITEEGVETLLCYLELHPQRFVELLHPTLSVCKVSCYDGPRQLQKITKICPPIAVVLARRRMAGERVERCDQLEFDVVEVADTMGWQLPLVKRGLRQLQWSTDRAGGRSGVLVEFSSPSFYFRSYGDLSDEEMDRVCQFLHNRVQAQERAQLYQLTSCFKAFKS, encoded by the exons ATGGATCGCTACAACGAGGTGAAACTTCTCTTGAAAGGTTGGGAGCAGGGGTTCCTCAACCAGCACCAGAGGAAACCTAACAAG GAGGACATTGATCAGGCTCCAGAGGAGACAAGGA AGTTATATAAAGAGTACCGCAGTCTGAAACAAGCAAAAGAGAACAGCAGCACTGATGTAACCAGGGATCAGAGTCAAGCTTCAGTCACAGCTGAGCTTAACAAAACCCAGAAG gAGTCCGATTGTTGGGGTGCACATCTGAATCGCAAAGCAATGCCAGTGCCATCTCCCAGACTGACTTCCCAGGAGAGAGACAGTCTGACGGCTTCTTCCCAATATTATGGGCTTAAGCTAAAAAACAACCTGGCTGCACTTAGTAAG gagAGACCAGCGTCACTGAAGAAATCATGCCTTTCTGGTCGAGTACCTCTGAAGTTTTCAAGAGATGGACAAACTTTGCAAACCAACACTTCCAGTTCTGCTGCAGCTACCGCCACGACCAGAACTGCTGACCAAGAATCCAGCCTCTTTTCTCCAAG AATGAAGCTGCATCTGGGGTCTCTGTCTTCAAAGACACATCATTCAGAGGAGCCTGAAGAGCAATTTGAATCATTTGAACCTAAACCTGCAGATGGGAGTTGCAGCAACAGTAGTTATAGctgtaatagtaatagtaaagACATTAGCTCTCTGTCCAGTCACACCTTATTAGATAATTCTCCAACCAGACCCTCTGCCCTGTTGTTATCTTTATCTCCTCAGCGTATGGTCGGGACTTTGAACAAAGATGTTAGGGCAGCAAAAAAGTTGGATGAAAGTGCGGGGTCTttagaagaaagaaaggaaaattcTGACACATCAGAAACTCCACTTAGGAGTATTGAGTCTGAAACTTTTGTTGGCTTCAAAGGTAGACCCGTGCCTCCTGGAGGATTCAGAGAGGGAATAGCAGGGCGACCCTCTCCTGCCAGCAGGCTGAGCTGtgttgacaggaagtggctagaAAGGTGTCAGGTGTTTGGAGAAATGGGAGCTGAGGAGAAGCCTGCAGCTGGCAACCATGAAGTAAAAGTGAAGCAAAAgggggagaaagaaaaagaagaagttgaAGGAGATAAAAGAGCAGAGGAGAAGGGAAAATATGtagagggagaaagagaagagTCGTGTGGTTTAGGAAGAAAGGAAGCGGTTGCAAATACCACAAgggataaaataaatgaaagtccTCAACAGTTTGCAGGGAAACTGAGACATAAAAAGGAAGGAGATTGTGAGGAGATGGAAAGAGGTCCACTTGTCACACCAAAGGATGATGATGAGAGTAATCCAAAATCCAGTGGTACAAAGAAGAGGGGGCGGAAGAGGCAGAGAGAGGGGGGTGACACAGAGGGCCATACTGCAACAGAAGGAGGGGTTAAAAAGAGGCAACGGAAAGGTAAAAAACAAGACGAAATCACTGCTGTAGATATCAGTTCagctgatggaggaggagagaagaaaaagagaaccAAGAAACAAGGAGATGATAAAGTGggtgaagaggaaaaagaacCCAAGGTAATGAAAAAG GTTCTGCAAGAGAACCTGTTAGGAGAAATAGATGAGGAATTTGGATCTACCAGGATGAATCGGATACAGCCTCACAAAGCAAG AGTAACAAAATGTGCAGAGGGTAACTTTGTGAAGATTAATCTGAAGAAGAAATCTCACGTCAAAGGATATGCTCTTAGAGGTGTTGGTTTACGTAAGCAG TTGTATATGCAGAAGTTCCAGCTGAAAGGAGAACGCTTTGGTGGGGGTGGTGGATATTTTGGTAGGGGACGGAGGGGTGGCTTCAGAGGGGGTCTCAGTCGTCAAGGTGACACCTGCTACAAGTGTAGGGGGACTGGACACTGGGCCATTGACTGCAAAGGACGAG TTCCTCCACCTCCCGTTCCTGAGGATGAGACTCCTGAAGAGGAACCATTTGAACTACCCACCCTGGAAGATGTTGCCAGGGCAACAGGAACGCTGCGACCAGAGCTTCTGG TAACTTCCAGCGTCAGCGAGGAGAAATGCCAACAGGAAAATGAATTGGACACCAACCATAAAGATGAGATGTTGCTGAACGTGATTCGTCCTGACTATGAACGccctgctcctccaccaccCATGGAGCCACTTTATCCTCTCACAGATGATGGGAAAGTCCAGG AAACACCCAATGAAGTCTATGCTGCTCTAAGAGACCTTGGCTACGACTCGTTTAGACCAGGACAGGAGGAAGCCATCATGAGGATCCTGTCAG GTCTCTCCACTCTCGTAGTGTTGTCAACAGGAATGGGTAAATCGTTGTGTTATCAGCTCCCAGCTTATCTTTATGCTCAACGAACAAAATGCATCACTTTGGTTATTTCACCTTTAGTTTCTCTAATGGACGACCAG cTTTCTGGTGTGCCAGCCAAGCTGAAGGCTGCCTGTATACACTCTAACATGACAATGAAGCAGAGAGAAGCTGCAATAGAAaag GTGAAGGCCGGCCAGGTTTGTGTGTTGCTCCTCTCTCCAGAGGCTTTGGTGGGTGGAGGAGGCTCGGGTGCGGGATGTCTACCTTCTGCTCAGGAGCTGCCTCCTGTGGCTTTTGCTTGTATAGATGAAGCACATTGTGTGTCAGAGTGGTCACATAACTTCCGACCTTGCTACCTAAGACTCTGTAAG GTATTGCGGGAGCGTCTTGGAGTGCAGTGCTTGCTAGGACTCACAGCTACTGCCACATTGTCCACGGCCCTGGACATCGCTCACCATCTAGATATCAGTGATCAAGACGGGATTGCTGTGAGATCTGCAGCCGTGCCTCCAAACCTGAATCTGTCTGTGTCCACggataaagaaaaagatgag GCTTTAGTGTCCTTGTTAAAAGGTGATCGCTTTGGTTGTCTGGACTCCATCATTGTCTACTGCACCAGACGAGAGGAGACTGTTCGTGTGGCAGCTCTGCTCCGGACCTGCTTGCAGAGGGTGCTGGTGAAAGAAAACAACCAAATCACTAGTGACAAGACACAGAACAACCCtgttggacagaaaaagaaagaacttg CCCGAAAGAAGATTCGTAAACCCCTGAAATGGCAGGCGGAGTCTTACCACGCTGGGTTGTCGGGGTCGGAGCGACGGCGTGTCCAGAACAACTTCATGTGTGGGGAGCTCAGGATTGTGGTAGCCACTGTGGCGTTTGGCATGGGTCTGGATAAATCTGATGTTCGTGGTATCATTCACTACAACATGCCAAAG agctTTGAGAGCTATGTTCAGGAAATTGGGAGGGCAGGGAGAGATGGAGAACCAGCCCACTGCCACCTCTTCCTGGACCCGGAG GGTGGGGACCTCCATGAGCTCCGCCGGCATATCTATGCTGACACTGTGGACTACTACACAATCAAAAGACTGGTGCAGAAGGTTTTCCCTGGATGCAAATGTAAAAAGATACACCAGAAGCAACATGAACTCTGGAAG GAGGTTGAAGACTCTGAGCTGTTGGAGATGATGGACATGTGTGATCATGAAAGTAAGCTCAACCAATCAATGCATCAAGAAGATGCACATGCAGACAAACCAGAACCTGCTGCTGCACAGGTGACTGAAGAG ATTTCAGACGGCAAGTCAGCTGAGCGGTCACTCGTAGGAAAAGACAAGAAACAGGAGGATGAGATTAGAGAGAACCCAACAGATCAAGACAAAGGATCTGATTGGTTGGGAGACCACAAAGTTGAAAGCGGTAATTGGCCCAAGGAGCGGGTGTGCCACACTCACGAAAGAGCGATTCCCATCCAAGAGACGGTCGAAGCTCTGGACATCACAGAGGAAG gtgtggAAACGCTGCTCTGCTATCTGGAGCTCCATCCGCAGCGATTTGTTGAGCTTCTCCACCCGACTCTGTCTGTGTGTAAAGTCAGCTGTTACGATGGACCAAGACAACTCCAGAAAATCACTAAAAT CTGCCCCCCGATTGCTGTGGTGTTGGCCAGGAGGAGGATGGCCGGCGAACGAGTGGAGAGGTGTGATCAGCTGGAGTTTGATGTTGTGGAGGTGGCCGACACTATGGGATGGCAGCTTCCCCTCGTGAAGAGAGGACTCAGACAGCTGCAGTGGAGCACTGACAGAG ctgGTGGGCGAAGTGGTGTCCTTGTTGAATTCTCCTCCCCTTCTTTCTACTTTCGTTCCTATGGCGACCTTAGTGATGAGGAGATGGACAGGGTTTGCCAGTTTCTCCATAATCGAGTGCAGGCCCAAGAGAGAGCACAGCTGTACCAGCTTACTTCTTGTTTTAAAGCCTTCAAGAG TTAA